CAAACAGGCGATTCGAGACGCTTTGGATCGGGTAGGTCTGGAAAATGTAGAAAATAAGCGGCCTAAGGACTTTTCACTTGGGATGAGACAGCGTCTTTGTGTCGCAAGAGCGATCATCACAAAACCAGAATTCTTGATTCTAGATGAGCCTATTAACGGACTGGACCCAGCTGGAATTAAGGCTATGAGAAAGCTATTCAAAGAGCTAAATCAAGAGTATGGAATGACGATATTAATTTCCAGCCACATTATTGGTGAAATTGAGCAGATCGCAGACACAATTGGCGTCATTAAAAGCGGCAAACTGATTGAAGAAGCGTCTATGGATACGATAAAGGCGAGAAATACAGAGTACATTGAATTAGTGACAAGTGATCTGAGAAAAGCAGCTATGGTTCTGCATGATAAATTAGGTATTAATAACTTTAAGGTAGCAGGTGATCAAGTCATTCGCGTGTATGCCACAGAAGTACCTCAATCGACCATTTCAAAGACATTAATATTAGAAGATATCAAAATAGAATCTATTGATAAGAAAAGGACAACCTTAGAAGAGTATTTTATAAAAAAAGTTGAACTCGATCAGATTGTGATTTAAGTCTTGGCGTAAAAGAAGAATTTTCATTAGAATAAATGATCAGTTACGGGAGGGTATATCAGTTTGTTTCATTTAATAAAACTTGAGTTAAAAAAGAATAAATTAGGATGGTTCATAAAGGGTGCTATTCTTGCAAATATAATTATCCTTGGCTTTTTATGCATGATTCCGGCAATTGAAATGAGTGAAGGGGAGCAGACATTCAAAAACTTTACAGATTTTTTTACGATAAGCGGGGCTTTTGTGAGAAGTGTGTTTATTGTATTTGCCGCAGTACTCATTTCAAAAATGATTAT
This window of the Bacillus gobiensis genome carries:
- a CDS encoding ABC transporter ATP-binding protein, whose product is MDYVVQTRNLTKTFQGHDAVSNVTMNIKQGEIYGFIGPNGAGKSTIMKMLTNMIKPSHGEITVFGTLLKHDSFDFLKRIGNMIEYPIFYEKMTALENLELHCAYMGYHNKQAIRDALDRVGLENVENKRPKDFSLGMRQRLCVARAIITKPEFLILDEPINGLDPAGIKAMRKLFKELNQEYGMTILISSHIIGEIEQIADTIGVIKSGKLIEEASMDTIKARNTEYIELVTSDLRKAAMVLHDKLGINNFKVAGDQVIRVYATEVPQSTISKTLILEDIKIESIDKKRTTLEEYFIKKVELDQIVI